From Serratia fonticola:
GGAGGCGGTCGGCTCGTCCAGCAGCAGGATGGGGTAATCCTTGATAAAGCCACGGGCGATATTCACCCGCTGTTGCTCACCACCGGAGAAGGTCGAAGGGGCCAACTGCCACAGGCGCTGCGGCACGTTGAGCTGGTTGAGTAGGGCTTCGGCACGTTCACGGCATTCGCTACGCTCAACGCCGGATTCCAGCAACGGTTGCATCACCACTTCCAGCGCGCTGATACGAGGTATCACCCGGAGAAACTGGCTGACCCAGCCGATGGTGTGGCGGCGCACAGCCAGGATCTGGCGAGCCTCGGCCTGAACCAGCTCCAGCCAGTCGTTTTGATGATGGATCCAGATTTTGCCGCTGTCTGGCAGATAGTTGGCATACAGTGAGCGCAGCAGGGTGGATTTCCCGCTGCCGGAGTGCCCATGCAGTACCACGCATTCGCCGCTGCTGACGGTCAGGTTGGCATCCTGCAAAACCGGCAGGCGGGTGCCGTGCTGTTGGTGCAGGACAAAGGTCTTACTCAGGTGTTCAACCCGGATTTTAATTGTCATGATTTCACCTGTGTTACGACAGAACTGAAGAGACCAGCAGTTGGGTGTACGGATGGTGCGGGTCGTCCAGCACCCGATCGGTCAGACCGCTTTCCACCACTTCACCTTCCTTCATCACCAGCAAACGATGGGCCAGCAGGCGTGCGACCCCCAGATCGTGAGTGACGATCACCGCCGCCAACTGCATTTCCACCACCAGATTGCGCAGCAGATCCAGCAGGCGCGCCTGCACGGAAACGTCCAGCCCGCCGGTCGGCTCATCCATAAACACCAGCTTGGGGTGGGTCACCAGATTGCGGGCGATCTGCAAGCGCTGCTGCATACCGCCGGAGAAGGTGGTGGGCAGATCATCCAGACGAGAAACCGGGATCTCCACGTCTTCCAGCCATTGTTTGGCCTGCTGGCGAATATCACCGTAATGACGCTGGCCGATGGCCATCAGGCGCTCACCGATGTTGCCACCGGCAGACACCTGTGGCCGCAGACCGTCGAGCGGATGCTGATGGACCACGCCCCAGTCGGTGCGCAGCAGGCGGCGGCGATCGCTTTCTGCCATGGCGTACAGATCCTGCTGTTGCCCCGGTTGTGGGCGGTAGAGGATCTGCCCCTGTTGTGGGGCCAGCCGGGCGGAGATTGACTTGAGCAGCGTGGTTTTACCTGAGCCGGATTCGCCGACGATGCCCAGCACTTCACCGGGATAGATATCGAATGACACGTTGCTGAAACCCTTGCCCGGCGCGTAAAGGTGGGTGAGGTTGTCGACCGTCAGCAACGGCGTGGCACTCAATGGAGCGGAAGTCATCAGTGCGGTACCTCTTGGTTGAGTTGTTGCTGGCAGAAATCGGTGTCTGAGCAGACGAACATCCGGCTGCCTTGGTCGTCGAGCACCACTTCATCCAGATAGCTGTGGCGCGAACCGCATAGGGCGCATGGCTCCTCCCATTGCTGCACGCTGAACGGATGGTCGTCAAAGTCCAGGCTTTCCACCTTGGTAAACGGCGGCAGGGCGTAAATGCGTTTTTCACGCCCGGCCCCGAACAACTGCAATGCGGGCATCATGTGCATCTTCGGGTTATCGAATTTAGGGATCGGCGAGGGGTCCATCACATAGCGATCGTTAACCTTCACCGGATAGGCATAGGTGGTGGCGATATGGCCGTAGCGGGCGATATCTTCATACAGCTTCACTTGCATCACGCCGTACTCTTCCAGCGCGTGCATCTTGCGCGTCTCGGTCTCACGCGGTTCGATAAAGCGCAGTGGCTCGGGGATGGGCACCTGATAAATCAGGATTTGATCCGCCTGCAATGGCGTTTCCGGAATACGGTGGCGGGTCTGGATCAGTGTGGCCTCTGGCGTGCGCTCGGTGGTAGCAACACCGGCTACGCGCTGGAAGAAGCGGCGGATGGAGACCGCGTTGGTGGTGTCGTCGGCGCCCTGGTCGATTACCTTCAGCACGTCGGTGCGGCCAATGATGCTGGCGGTGATCTGGATGCCGCCGGTGCCCCAGCCATAAGGCATCGGCATCTCACGGCCACCAAACGGCACCTGATAGCCGGGGATCGCCACTGCCTTGAGGATGGCGCGGCGGATCATGCGCTTGGTTTGTTCATCCAGATAACCGAGGTTATAGCCGGTCAATACTTCACTCATGGCGGTTCTCCTGAAGAGCGGCAAATTCCTGCTGCAGGCGTTTGAGCAACTCCAGTTCGGCCTGGAAATCGACGTAGTGCGGCAGCTTGAGATGGGAGACAAAACCGGCGGCCTCCACGTTATCGGCGTGCGCCAGCACAAACTCTTCGTCCTGCGCCGGGCCTGCTACGTCCTCGCCGTATTCGGCGGTTTGCAGGGCGCGGTCCACTAGCGCCATCGCCATGGCTTTACGTTCCGAGCGGCCAAACACCAGCCCATAGCCACGGGTAAAGTGCGGCGGCCGGTTCAGCGGGTCGACAAAACCGTTCACCATCTCGCACTCAGTCAGTAGGATCTCGCCGATATCTACGGCGAAACCCAACTCTTCCGGCACGATCTCCACGGTAACGTAACCGCTGCGGATCTCTCCGGCGAACGGATGATTACGGCCATAGCCGCGCTGGGTGGAGTAGCTCAATGCCAACAGAAAGCCCTCATCGCCACGCACCAATTGCTGCAAGCGCGCCGAGCGGGAGCAGGGGTAAACCGGTGGGTTGCGGGTAATATCGTCCGGAGTGCTGCCGTCATCTTCTTCTGCCAGCGCCAGCCGTTGCTGGTTAAGCAGGTCGAACACGTGGGTGCAGCTCTCTGGCAGCGGCTCATCCGCCTGTGGTGCCGGAGGTGTTTCACCGTTGGCCAACAGCGCAAAATCCAGCAGGCGGTGGGTATAGTCGTAGGTCGGACCAAGCACCTGCCCGCCGGGCAAGTCTTTGTAAACCGCCGAGATACGCCGCTCCAGCCGCATGTTCTCGCTAGCCAGCGGTTCGCTGACGGCCAGGCGCGGCAGGGTGGTGCGATAGGCGCGCAGCAGGAAAATAGCCTCTACCAGATCGCCGCTGGCCTGCTTGATGGCCAGTGCCGCCAGTTGGCGATCGTAAATACCGCCCTCCGTCATTACCCGGTCAACCGCCAAGCCAAGTTGTTCACCGATTTGCTCTGCGCTGAGCGCTGGGACAGCTTCGTCACCCCGGCGCAGATTTTCCTGTAGTTGATGGGCAGCCTCGATGGCCTTTTCGCCCCCTTTCACCGCAACGTACATCAGCACTCCTCCACGCGGGTGGTTCTTGGCAGCGCCATCAGGCGCTCACCGCAGGTCAAGATAATGTCCAGACCTAGCGGGAAGCGCTGAGGCCGTTCGAGTAGATAAGCCCGTAGCGCAGCTGGCAACGGCGGGGCGATTTCCCGTTGTTTTTCAATGCCGGGGCCGGAAAGGCACAGTGTGTGGTTGCCTGCTAATGCTGCAACCTGCACTACCAGCGTGGCACCGAACTCCGGTGAGACTTCATTGCCGTGGGGCAATGCGCTCAGCTCGGCAGGCTGTAACTGGTCATCCCATACCGCCAGATGGATATCTTCCTGCCGGGTCGCCAGCGGAGCACCGGTATGAAAACGGATGTTAGTTAGCACTTGCTCACTTTTAAGGTCGGCACAGAGCTGGAGCGGGGTTTCCTGATCCGCCAGCGTCAGTATCACGGCGGTGCTGGCGGCGTTCAGTGCACCCCATGCCGGGAAATTTGGCAGTTCAACAATCACGCCAGGTTCACTCAACGCCTTTAAAATCAAACGGAAAGCAGACTGGGATTGCTCAATCGGCTGGTCAAAACCGGCTAGTAACGTCATGGCTTAATCCCCTCGCACCAGCGTAAAGAAGTCCACCCGGCTGGCTGCTACGGCACGGGCGCGCAGTTGGCGCTGCTCCTGTTGTAGTGCGGCCAGGGGTTCGATCAGTTGAAGCTGTAGCAATTCATGGTTGGCGGGTTGTTGTAGCAGGGCGTCGATCAGCGCACAGAGTTCAGCATGTTCCTTGTCACGCCCGGTTATGTAGCTGTAGCCCTGGCAACCGTTCTCCAACTGCACTACGGCACGGGTTACGGTCATATCGCCCAACACAAAGCGGCGGCCGGTCGCTCCCATCCGTCCTAGTAGCTGTGTCAGGCCAATCTCAGGGGCGCGCAGGCGCTGGTAGCTTGGGTTGAGGTTTAGCGCCTGCCAGTGGCTGCGCAGCTGGGCGGGTTGGCTATGCGCCAGGACCGACATCCAGCGTTGTCTCTGCTGTAAGGATTGCATTCAGTGCTCCATCGTCAGTTCGATCATGTCGGCGCGCGCCAGGCTGACGGAGTATTCCGCCACCAAATCGCTGCCGATACAGGTATTTAGGGTGCGCACGCATAGCAAGGGGGCATGGGTGGCGATCTCCAGCAGGCGGCTCTCTTTGGCTTGGGCACGCCGTGCGCTGATGCGGGTCTGGCGGCGGGTCAGCGGCTGGTGGATCTGCTGTTGGATAAACTCATGCAGGGAGCCGCTGCGGAACTGTTGTAAGGCGGGCCACCAGTCGAGATCGGGCAGATAGTGGTCGATCACGCTGAGAGGAACGCCGTTCACCCGGCGCAGGGTGCGCAGGTGGATGATGGTTTCTCCCTCTTCGCGGCTGAGCGCGCTAGCGATATGCCCATTGCACGGGCGTAAAACAGCAAGTAAGTGCTCACTGGTGGGGTGACTGCCCTGCTCGAACAGGTTCTGGCTGAAGCGGGTGTTGGCGTGCAGCGGATAGTTATACGGGCGTAGCAGCACCAGAATGCCGATGCCGTGGCGGCGCTGCAGCCAACCGCGCTCAACCAGCTCGTCTACGGCGCGACGCAGCGTATGGCGATTGACCTCAAAACGCTCGGCAAGCTGTTGTTCTGAAGGCAGATAATCTCCACAGCGGTATTGACTGGACAGCTCCTGCTCCAGCTGGGCGGCGATCTGCTGATATCGAGTGGGGTAACTGGTCGGATGTCTAGATAAGTGCGTCATAGCCAATACCTCGGCACTTCGGTTGGGGGAGAAAGCGAAAAAGCGGCGATAGAATTCATGATCGGCACTCGGTAACAAAGTTGGGCTAATGTTGCCGGGGGCAGATGACAATCAGGTGACGTGCAGGTGGCGAACTGATGAACAATTTGGGACAGGGAGATGATGTCTTAGATTGATGTAAAGAGTGGGTGCTGGCTTGAGTGAAAAAACACCAATGAGGCTTATTTTGTTGTCACAAACGTGCTAACGTTTATGGATGTTGAATACGGAGTATGTAGGAGTTTTGAAGATGGAAAGCCGTATCCAGTTTCGCATTGAAAATGAAACTAAACTGTTGGCACAGAAAGCTGCTGAAGCGAAAGGGACGACCTTAAGTGAAGCCTGTCGGCGTTTAGCGCAACAAATGGCGGACGATCAGCGTGCTGCTGAAGAACACGAAAACTGGTTGAAAGATAAGGTTGATGCAGCCTTTGCCCGTTTACATGAAGGAGAGGCTGTTTATCTTACCCAGCGGCAAGCTGAGGAGAGAATGAGCGACTTTAAAACCAAAGTCAGGGCGAAATACGCAACCAAATAAGGATTATTATGCGCATCGAATGGGACGACGTTGCGTTGCAAGATCGGGAACGCATTTTTGAATTTCTTTATCCACTCAATCCATTGGCTGCGGAACAAGTTGATGATGAGATTGAACTTGCCGTTGAGTCGCTGCTAGAAAACCCAGAAATGGGCAGGCCTTGGTATGGGGAAGCTCGCAAACTGGTGATCAGTAAAGCCTCCCTATTGCTGATTTATGTCATTTTGGATGAGGTAATAAAGGTTTTAGCCGTCGCCCATCAGCGTGAAAAATTCCCCAATTAACGCAGTTTATGCACCATCTGGTTAGCGCTACCGCGCCAAATCAGCGCCGGGTCTTTTAAATCCTGCACAAACTTACCATCTATCAACACGTTAATCCGATCGACGATCTGCATCTGCTCGCTATCCAGTTCATCCAGCTTATAGCCGGTCCACAGCCAGATATCTTTGCCGGGACATTCGGCATGCACTCGTTTGACCAACTGCAGCACGGCGGCGACGTTGGCCGGGTGCAGCGGATCGCCACCGGACAACGACAACCCTTGGCGTGGAATACGCGTGTCGTTGAGATCGGCTATGACCTGATCTTCCATCTGCTGGGTAAACGGCAGGCCAGAGTTCAGCCGCCAGGTGCTTTTGTTATAGCAACCGGGGCATTGGTGCACGCAGCCTGCGACAAACAGCGTGCAGCGGGTGCCGGGGCCGTTGACCACGTCGATAGGATAATACTGGTGAAAATTCATAGTATTGCGTTCTTTTATATGGCCCCTCACCCCAACCCTCTCCCACGGGGAGAGGGAGCTGGTACGGTGCGGTGGTCAGGTGCAGAAGTTACTCTGCAACATTGTTACCAAGGGCGAGTGCAGTAATTAAGTTGTGGCACTTTCTGTCCCCCTCTCTGTGGGAGAAGGAGCAGGTACGGTGCGGCAGTCAGGTATGGAAGTCACCTGTGACGTATTTGGCCCCATCCTCTCACTTGTTACCAAGGACGAGTGCAGTAATTAAGTTGTGGCACATTCGGTCCCCCTCTCTGTGGGAGAAGGAGCAGGTACGGTGCGGCAGTCAGGTATGGAAGTCACCTGTGACGTATTTGGCCCCATCCTCTCACTTGTTACCAAGGACGAGTGCAGTAATTAAGTTGTGGCACATTCGGTCCCCTCTCCCTGTGGGAGAGGGTTAGGGTGAGGGGTCACTAGCTAAAGTTAACCGATCTGCCCGTTGCCCAGATGTTTCACCCGGCGTTTCACTTCTTCCTGCTTACCGGCGTTGAACGGCCGGGCATCCGGGCTGCCCAGATAGCCACACACGCGGCGGGTCACCGACACTTTTGCCGAATCATGGTTGCCACATTTCGGACAGGTGAAGCCCTTGCTGGTACAGGAGAACTCACCGGTGTAGCCACACTCGTAGCACTCATCGATCGGCGTGTTGGTGCCGTAATAAGGCACGCGGGTGTAGCTGTAATCCCACACGTCTTCCAGCGCCTTCAGGTTGTGCTGCAGGTTCGGGTATTCGCCGTAACAGATAAAACCGCCGTTGGCCAAAGGTGGATATGGCGCTTCGAAGTCCAGCTTGTCGTACGGATTAACCTTTTTCTCCACGTCGAGGTGGAAACTGTTGGTGTAATAACCCTTGTCAGTCACCCCGGCGACCACGCCAAACTCGCTGGTATCCAGGCGGCAGAAGCGATCGCACAGGTTCTCACTTGGCGTGCTGTACAGGCTGAAGCCGTAGCCGGTTTCTTCCTTCCAGCTTTCGGTGGCGTTTTTCAGGCGCTCAACGATGGCGATGGCTTTGGCACGCAGTTGCTCGTCGTCGTACACGTGTTTTTGTGAGCCAAACAGTGCGTTGATGGTTTCATGCACGCCGATGTAGCCCAACGAAATCGAGGCGCGACCGTTCTTGAAGATCTCCGCGATATTGTCGTCGGCCTTCAACCGTACTCCGCAGGCGCCTTCCATATACAGGATCGGTGCCACGCGGGCCTTGATGCCTTCCAGGCGGGCAATGCGGGTCATCAGGGCTTTCTTGGCCAGCAGCAAGCGCTCATCCAGCAACTGCCAGAAGCGGTCTTCGTTACCCTGGGCCTCCAGAGCGATACGCGGCAGGTTCAGGCTGATCACGCCGATATTGTTGCGGCCATCGTGGATCTGCTCGCCGTTTTCTTCATAGGTGCCGAGGAAGCTGCGGCAACCCATCGGCGTTTTAAAGGAACCGGTGACCTTGACCACCTGATCGTAATTGAGAATGTCTGGATACATGCGTTTGCTGGCACATTCCAGCGCCAGCTGTTTGATGTCGTAGTTAGCGTCACCAAACTTGTGGTTCAGGCCGTCGCGGATGGCGAAGACCAGTTTCGGGAACACGGCGGTTTTACGATTTTTACCCAGCCCGGCGATACGATTTTTCAGGATCGACTGCTGGATCATGCGCGATTCCCAACTGGTGCCCAAACCGAAACCGAAGGTGACAAACGGCGTCTGGCCGTTGGCGGTATGCAGAGTGTTGACTTCATATTCCAGCGACTGGAAGGCGTCGTAACACTCTTTCTCGGTGCGGGTCATCGCATAGCCTGCCACGTCTGGGATCTGCCACTGCTGCGCTACCTGCTGGTGTTTGTGGAAGCTCTCGGTGACGAAGGGGGCCAGGATCTCATCAATGCGGTTGATGGTGGTACCGCCATAAATATGGCTGGCGACCTGAGCGATGATCTGCGCGGTCACGGCGGTGGCGGTGGAGATCGACTTCGGCGGCTCGATCTCGGCGTTACCCATCTTGAAGCCGTTGGTCAACATGCCTTTCAGATCGATCAGCATACAGTTGAACATCGGGAAGAACGGTGAGTAGTCGAGATCGTGATAGTGGATTTCGCCGCGCTCATGCGCCAGCACCACATCGCGCGGCAGGATATGCTGTTTGGCGTAGTGCTTGGCGACGATACCGGCCAGCAGATCGCGCTGGGTAGGGATCACCTTGCTGTCTTTATTGGCGTTCTCATTGAGCAGCGCGACGTTGCTTTGTTCCACCAGACCACGAATTTCCTGGTTCAGCCGCCCGCGCAGCTCACGCGAGACGTCACGATCGTGGCGATATTCGATGTAGGTACGTGCCAGTTGCTTATACGGGCCAGACATCAGCTGGTTTTCTACCGCCTGCTGGATTTCGTGGATGTCGACACGCGGTCGATTTTCCATCTGTTGAGCGACCACGCGGGCGACTGTAGCACAGTAGTCAGCATCGACAACTTCAGCGGCCAAAGCGGCCCGCTCGATGGCCTGCTTGATCAGCATCTCGTCAAAAGATACCTGGCAACCGTCCCGTTTAATCACTACTGGTTTCACGTTGTAACTCCTGTCCCCATGGGGGAGCGTCGGCTTATCCACAGGGCAAAACCGCAGGGCGCAAGGGCTGCGGAGGGTGTGGATGATATTGTGGATAACTACTACATATAGGTGATTGAATCTCTACGGGCACTATATATGGGTGTGGTGCCGCTTTTTTTGACGTGGGTCAAAGAATGGGGGGAGCAGTTTGAACGCTGTACAGTTACCCGTTACAGGAATATTTGTAACCCTTGCTATCAGCGGCTTGAATGGAAAATGCCGATTATCCGAAAGATCGTTAAAGCGTGATTGCGATCGCATCATGCCGATTAGCGGCGAAAATGCGCCAGTAAAAAATCGACCCAGACGCGCACCCGTGGCGGCAGATCTGCCGAGGCATAGTAAAGCCAGATTTGCGTGGGTTTAGGCCAGTGATCTTGCAGCACTGGCAACAAGGTTCCCTGGGCAAAATGCTGTTCCACATACCAACGCGACAGGCAAGCGATGCCCAGCCCGGCCAGCGCGGAATCTAGCAACATCTCCGGGCTGCTGGCCGTCAGGCGGCCATGTAGATCCAGCGTTTTGTGTGCCAGTGGCCATTTTACATTACGCCCGGTGGCCGGATTGCGGTGCAGCAGGCAACTGTGTTGCAGCAGATCTTCCGGCACCTGCGGTGTGCCATGCTGGGCAAGGTAACCGGGGGCGGCGACCAATAGCATCTGCATCGGGTAGAGCGGGCGTGCTACCAGCCGGCTATCGGGATCGACCTGGCTGCCGATGCCCACATCAAAACCTTCACCGACCAGATTCACCACCCGGGCATCTAGCGACAGATCCAGATCGATCATCGGGTAGCGTTGTAAAAACTCAGGGATCAGCGGCATCAGTACCTGACGGCCAAAGCCTGGGATCATGCTGACGCGCACGCTACCGGCTGGAGGGAGTTGTGCGCCCCCGGCCAGCTCCAGCGTGGCGGTCAGCGCTTGCCATAACGGTGCTACCTGTTCCAGCAGGGCTTTGCCTTCGTCAGTCAGCACCACGCTGTGGGTGTTGCGTTGGAACAACCGCAGCGCCAGCTTCTCTTCCAGCACGCGGATATTTTTGCTGATCGCTGCCGGGGTCACGCCCAGCTGGCGTGCAGCGGCGGAGAAGTTTTGTGTCTGAGCGGCGCTGAGAAACGCCGGTAACAGGCGGTGTACGTCAATGGGCAGCGACATAATGGTTGATACTTTAGGTTGAAGTTAATGTGACCGTTTACAGACTACACCGGAAACGGAGGAAATGAAAAAATGGCTTACTTTCGATAAACAAGGATTTCCCCATGTCGCGTATTTTAGTGTTGGCCGCCCACCGTTTCCCTGATGACTCCCGCATCAATAAGGCGCTGATCGAGGCGCTGCGTCCTTTACCTAACGTCACCGTGCATGAACTGATGCGCGTTTACCCGGACTACCAGATTGACGTGGCCCGCGAGCAGGAACTGCTGCAAGCGCATGATGTGGTGGTGATGCTGTTTCCGTTCTATTGGTACAGCTCACCGGCGATCCTCAGCGAATGGCAGGATGCGGTATTAACCCACGGTTTCGCCTATGGTAGCGAAGGTACTCAGCTGCAGGGTAAGCCTTTGCAACTGGTGGTTAGCACCGGGGGCAACGCGCAGGCCTATTCACCGGCTGGCTATAACCGCTATCCGGTAGCCGACCTGCTGCGGCCGTTTAACGCCGTCGCCAACCTGACCGGCATGGATTATTTGCCGCCGCATCTGGTGCAGGGCGTATTTGATATGAGCGATGAGAAGCTGGCAGAGGAAGCGGCGGAAGTAGTGAAGCTGGTGCAGAGTTTTTAAGTTCGGGGGCAGGGTGACGTTCTACATCCCTCTTCCGCAAGGGAAGAGGGATGAGGAGAGGGCCGTATTACAAGATACCTGCGCCAATCGGGAACAACGGATCGACAGAATCGTGTGCCACATCCTCTTTCTGATCCAGCACCGCCTGCCAACTGGATGGCAGCTCAAACGGTAACTTACCCTGTGCCTTGCTCTTGCCGGTGATCACATCCAGCACCGCCTCGTCGGACGCGCCGAAGTTGGCCAGCAGTACGTCGGTTTTATCCACGATGTTGGTCAGGATCGCCGGGCGATCGAGGTAAACGGAAATTACCGTTGGAATGTTGAGCGCCTTCACCTGTTTGATCAACTGATAGTCTTCACTGCCGCTGTAAGTGCCAGCTTTCTGATCCAGCACCACGGTATCGGCATCGTCAAAGCCCAGTTGGCCAAAGTTGACCGAAACGCCAAACGGGTAGTGCGGATCGTTCTGATGCGGTGTATCTACTCGCAGGATGGCGATCTCCGCCTCCTCCGGCGTAGCGACGACTTCCAACCCATAGCGTGCCGCCACGGTAGCGTTGACGTTATGCAGGAACACCTTCTTGCCGCTCAGTGCCAATGGCAACAGGGCCTGGTTATTCTGCAACAGGATCTGCGCACGGCGCTGTGCATCATCCCCTTTCTGCTGGAACTCCGCATTGCCGACAATTTTCACCGCTTTGGCTTCATCCACGTAAGGTTTCTCAAACAGCCCCAGCTCAAACTTCTGCTGTAAAATGCGTGTGACGGAAGCGTCGATGGTGGCGATCGGCAGCTGTTGCTGGTTGATGGCTTCTATCAGATCGCTAGGATCGCTGGTACCGCCGAACTGATCGATCCCGGCTTCCACCGCTTTCACTACGCGTTCCTGGCGGGTGAGGTTCTCAACGCCCCACGACATGCCGATCCCGGCAGTCCAAGGCGAGACTCCGGCGGCGATGTCGGCATCGCTGATGCCGGTGGCGCATTTACCTTCGCAGCTTTCCAGGATGCCCCAGTCACTCAGCACTACGCCGGTGAAACCAAAGCGGCCACGCAGCATCTCGGTCAACACCTGCTTGTTAAAGCCAAAGCCTACTTCTTCAATCAGCTGATCCTTGTACCACAGGTTGATCGGTTGGCCGTAATAGGGCATCACCGAGGCCACATTGGCGGCAAATGCCCCTTCGAACGGTACCAGGTGGTATTCCAGATTATCGCCCGGATAGACCTGCTCTTTGCCAAAGATGTTGTGTGGATCCAACCCGCCAAGCTGTGGTCCGCCACCGGCAAAGTGTTTGACCACGGTGATGACGCTGTCTTGGGTCAAGCCTTTGTCACCATGCTGGAAGCCTTCGATATAAGCTTGTACCTGACGTTTGGCGAGTTGGTTATCCTCGCCGAAGGTACCGTTGATGCGGCCCCAGCGCGGTTCGGTGGCAAGGTCGGCCTGCGGTGATAACGCCATATGGATCCCAACGGCCCGGTACTCCTGACGGGCGATATCACCAAAGGTTTTGGACAGTGCCGTATCATCGATTGCCGCCAGCCCGAGCGGCTCTGGCCATTGTGAGAAACTGCCTGCCGCGACGCTGGTGGCATTCGGATCGTTAACGAAGTGGTTGCGCGGGTCGGTACTGATGGTTACCGGTATACCGAGGCGAGACTTCTCGGCCATTTCCTGCAGCGCATTGTTATCGGCCGAAATATGCTGTGGATCGCCCGCCATGCGGGTAATGAAGGTGTTGACGAAGCGTTGGTTAACATCTTCTTCGGCGGCGCTAATATCGACGCGGCCAGCACCATCGAGGCCAATGGTACCGTGCATCATGGCACCGGCTTTTTCTTCCACGTTCATGCGCGCGGTCAGATCGCGGGCTCGGGTGGTGCTATCAAGACGCCAGTCTTCATAAGGATCTAGCTGGCCGTTTTTATTCAGATCTTTAAATTTCAGCCCGTCGACGGTAAGCGTGGGGATATTTCTGCTCTCCAGCTCCGCCTGATTACTCGGAGTAATCTGGGTATCATTATTGTCACAGCCGGTCAATCCGGCGGCTAATAAACCACTGACTATAAATATCGACTTCCTT
This genomic window contains:
- a CDS encoding glycoside hydrolase family 3 protein, whose product is MTIKRKSIFIVSGLLAAGLTGCDNNDTQITPSNQAELESRNIPTLTVDGLKFKDLNKNGQLDPYEDWRLDSTTRARDLTARMNVEEKAGAMMHGTIGLDGAGRVDISAAEEDVNQRFVNTFITRMAGDPQHISADNNALQEMAEKSRLGIPVTISTDPRNHFVNDPNATSVAAGSFSQWPEPLGLAAIDDTALSKTFGDIARQEYRAVGIHMALSPQADLATEPRWGRINGTFGEDNQLAKRQVQAYIEGFQHGDKGLTQDSVITVVKHFAGGGPQLGGLDPHNIFGKEQVYPGDNLEYHLVPFEGAFAANVASVMPYYGQPINLWYKDQLIEEVGFGFNKQVLTEMLRGRFGFTGVVLSDWGILESCEGKCATGISDADIAAGVSPWTAGIGMSWGVENLTRQERVVKAVEAGIDQFGGTSDPSDLIEAINQQQLPIATIDASVTRILQQKFELGLFEKPYVDEAKAVKIVGNAEFQQKGDDAQRRAQILLQNNQALLPLALSGKKVFLHNVNATVAARYGLEVVATPEEAEIAILRVDTPHQNDPHYPFGVSVNFGQLGFDDADTVVLDQKAGTYSGSEDYQLIKQVKALNIPTVISVYLDRPAILTNIVDKTDVLLANFGASDEAVLDVITGKSKAQGKLPFELPSSWQAVLDQKEDVAHDSVDPLFPIGAGIL
- the nrdD gene encoding anaerobic ribonucleoside-triphosphate reductase, with product MKPVVIKRDGCQVSFDEMLIKQAIERAALAAEVVDADYCATVARVVAQQMENRPRVDIHEIQQAVENQLMSGPYKQLARTYIEYRHDRDVSRELRGRLNQEIRGLVEQSNVALLNENANKDSKVIPTQRDLLAGIVAKHYAKQHILPRDVVLAHERGEIHYHDLDYSPFFPMFNCMLIDLKGMLTNGFKMGNAEIEPPKSISTATAVTAQIIAQVASHIYGGTTINRIDEILAPFVTESFHKHQQVAQQWQIPDVAGYAMTRTEKECYDAFQSLEYEVNTLHTANGQTPFVTFGFGLGTSWESRMIQQSILKNRIAGLGKNRKTAVFPKLVFAIRDGLNHKFGDANYDIKQLALECASKRMYPDILNYDQVVKVTGSFKTPMGCRSFLGTYEENGEQIHDGRNNIGVISLNLPRIALEAQGNEDRFWQLLDERLLLAKKALMTRIARLEGIKARVAPILYMEGACGVRLKADDNIAEIFKNGRASISLGYIGVHETINALFGSQKHVYDDEQLRAKAIAIVERLKNATESWKEETGYGFSLYSTPSENLCDRFCRLDTSEFGVVAGVTDKGYYTNSFHLDVEKKVNPYDKLDFEAPYPPLANGGFICYGEYPNLQHNLKALEDVWDYSYTRVPYYGTNTPIDECYECGYTGEFSCTSKGFTCPKCGNHDSAKVSVTRRVCGYLGSPDARPFNAGKQEEVKRRVKHLGNGQIG
- a CDS encoding NAD(P)H-dependent oxidoreductase; protein product: MSRILVLAAHRFPDDSRINKALIEALRPLPNVTVHELMRVYPDYQIDVAREQELLQAHDVVVMLFPFYWYSSPAILSEWQDAVLTHGFAYGSEGTQLQGKPLQLVVSTGGNAQAYSPAGYNRYPVADLLRPFNAVANLTGMDYLPPHLVQGVFDMSDEKLAEEAAEVVKLVQSF
- a CDS encoding LysR family transcriptional regulator → MSLPIDVHRLLPAFLSAAQTQNFSAAARQLGVTPAAISKNIRVLEEKLALRLFQRNTHSVVLTDEGKALLEQVAPLWQALTATLELAGGAQLPPAGSVRVSMIPGFGRQVLMPLIPEFLQRYPMIDLDLSLDARVVNLVGEGFDVGIGSQVDPDSRLVARPLYPMQMLLVAAPGYLAQHGTPQVPEDLLQHSCLLHRNPATGRNVKWPLAHKTLDLHGRLTASSPEMLLDSALAGLGIACLSRWYVEQHFAQGTLLPVLQDHWPKPTQIWLYYASADLPPRVRVWVDFLLAHFRR